The stretch of DNA GAGGAGATCCGGCGGCCCTTGGCGGAGATGACGCCCACCGTGACGGTGTGGCTGTACATCAGCGGGTTGCCCACGGCCATGACCCAATCCCCCGGCCGGACCGCGTTCGAATCGCCCAAGGGCAGCGTGGGAAGCCCGGAGGCCTCGATTTTCAGGAGGGCGACGTCCGTCTCCTTGTCCTGGCCCACGACCTTGGCGTCGTAGTTCATGGTCTCATCCAGGGTGACCCTCACCTTGCTGGCCCCTTCGATCACGTGGTTGTTCGTCAGGATGTACCCGTCGGGGCTGATGATGAACCCGCTGCCCCCGGCCTCCTCCACGGGAGGCGTGCCCCGGGGGATGGGAGGGTGGGGACGGCCGAAAAAGAACTCGAAGGGGTTCCCGAAGGGGTCCTGGGGGTCGTCGGGGTC from Acidobacteriota bacterium encodes:
- a CDS encoding trypsin-like peptidase domain-containing protein produces the protein MKTVKTLMLVTLGTLLVLVGFGIAQMSGVSTSTARAITASTAAPPAPQASSSAGLPSFSEVAERVNPAVVGITALSVQDGKGPSSSEDPDDPQDPFGNPFEFFFGRPHPPIPRGTPPVEEAGGSGFIISPDGYILTNNHVIEGASKVRVTLDETMNYDAKVVGQDKETDVALLKIEASGLPTLPLGDSNAVRPGDWVMAVGNPLMYSHTVTVGVISAKGRRISS